A window of Rhododendron vialii isolate Sample 1 chromosome 11a, ASM3025357v1 contains these coding sequences:
- the LOC131306598 gene encoding bidirectional sugar transporter SWEET1 isoform X1, translating to MGHDVVHFAFGVFGNINGLLLFLAPTITFMRIIKKKSTEEFSGIPYVMTLLNCLLSAWYGMPFVSEHNMLVTTINATGAAIESIYVLIFLMYAPKKDKGKILGLFTFVLSVFASVAFISGFALHGNSRTLFSGFAASIFSIIMYASPLSIMRTVIKTKSVEYMPFLLSLFVFLCGTSWFIYGLLGNDPFIAVPNGFGSGLGAVQLILYAIYRDKKGETEEENANGSLEMGLGKPEPEKQSDMQPSQNGHF from the exons ATGGGTCATGATGTTGTGCATTTCGCATTCGGAGTCTTTG GAAATATCAATGGGTTGTTGCTGTTTTTGGCACCGAC GATTACGTTTATGAGGATAATAAAGAAGAAATCCACAGAGGAATTCTCAGGCATTCCCTACGTCATGACCTTGCTCAACTGCCTCCTTTCTGCTTG GTACGGCATGCCTTTTGTCTCGGAACACAACATGCTAGTGACAACCATCAACGCCACTGGTGCAGCAATTGAGTCCATCTATGTGCTGATTTTCCTCATGTATGCGCCAAAGAAAGACAAAGGCAAGATCCTGGGGCTTTTCACCTTTGTGCTCTCTGTATTTGCCTCGGTCGCCTTCATTTCCGGTTTCGCCCTTCACGGCAACAGCAGAACGCTCTTCTCTGGCTTTGCAGCCTCTATCTTTTCCATCATCATGTACGCTTCGCCTCTCTCGATCATG AGGACAGTGATCAAAACGAAAAGCGTGGAGTACATGCCGTTTCTCCTGTCACTGTTTGTGTTCTTGTGTGGCACATCCTGGTTCATATATGGACTTCTGGGAAATGATCCTTTTATCGCG GTGCCTAACGGGTTTGGAAGCGGGCTTGGAGCCGTTCAGCTGATCTTATATGCCATTTACCGAGACAAGAAAGGCGAAACCGAGGAAGAAAATGCCAACGGATCGTTGGAGATGGGGCTGGGAAAGCCCGAGCCGGAGAAGCAGTCGGACATGCAGCCATCACAAAACGGACACTTCTAG